A genome region from Arachidicoccus soli includes the following:
- a CDS encoding peroxiredoxin, with translation MSIKLGDIAPNFQAKTSQGDIDFHEFLGDSWGVLFSHPADYTPVCTTELGATAALKGEFDKRGVKVLALSVDGVDSHKGWISDINETQNVNVQFPIIADEDRKVSNLYDFIHPNAIATATVRSLLIIGPDKTVKLIITYPASTGRNFVEILRVIDSLQLTANQGFSTPADWKQGEDVVISPKISTEEAKAKFPKGVREVKPYLRFTPAP, from the coding sequence ATGTCTATAAAATTAGGGGATATAGCTCCCAACTTTCAGGCAAAAACATCTCAAGGAGATATTGATTTTCACGAATTTTTGGGCGATAGCTGGGGTGTATTATTTTCTCACCCTGCGGATTACACACCTGTTTGCACAACGGAATTGGGTGCTACCGCAGCTTTAAAAGGTGAATTTGATAAACGTGGTGTAAAAGTATTAGCGCTAAGTGTAGATGGTGTTGACAGCCATAAAGGTTGGATTAGCGATATTAATGAAACACAAAATGTAAATGTACAGTTTCCAATTATTGCTGATGAAGATCGTAAAGTTTCTAATTTATATGATTTTATCCATCCGAATGCGATTGCTACTGCAACAGTTCGTTCATTGCTAATTATTGGCCCGGATAAAACAGTAAAATTAATCATCACCTACCCTGCTTCTACCGGAAGAAATTTTGTAGAAATATTGCGTGTGATTGATTCTTTGCAATTAACAGCCAATCAAGGATTTTCTACACCTGCCGATTGGAAACAAGGTGAAGACGTGGTAATTTCTCCTAAGATTTCTACAGAAGAAGCGAAGGCGAAATTTCCAAAAGGTGTGAGAGAAGTAAAACCATATTTGCGTTTTACACCAGCTCCATAA
- a CDS encoding DUF3823 domain-containing protein, which translates to MKYIKFYKKILVIGGLMSCFNACKKDNYAPPTNKFTGRVVYQGTPLGLKNNNGGTVYFELWQGGYGKSGAINVYFNQDGSFSDLLFNGTYKMVIPTSQGPFMSIENPETHTDTIPLVLTGDKTMDIEVMPYYMINNAKFIIGADSVVTASCSVKKIITDTNAKDIQFVALYVNRTDFVDDNNSFVSNTIAGGDISDMNNLSFTAKIPTNIANANIGVGKQNYFYARIGLKIVGLDDMLFSDVVKVSL; encoded by the coding sequence ATGAAATACATAAAATTTTATAAAAAGATCTTAGTCATAGGTGGGCTTATGAGTTGTTTTAATGCCTGTAAAAAGGACAACTATGCACCCCCCACTAATAAATTTACAGGGAGAGTAGTCTATCAAGGCACACCATTGGGTTTGAAGAACAATAATGGAGGTACTGTCTATTTTGAATTATGGCAGGGAGGGTATGGAAAAAGCGGAGCTATTAATGTATATTTTAATCAAGATGGTTCATTCTCTGATTTATTGTTCAATGGTACTTATAAGATGGTAATACCAACCTCTCAAGGGCCATTTATGAGTATTGAGAATCCGGAAACACATACTGATACTATTCCATTAGTATTAACAGGAGACAAAACAATGGACATAGAGGTGATGCCTTATTATATGATTAATAATGCAAAGTTTATTATTGGTGCTGATTCCGTTGTAACAGCCTCATGTTCTGTTAAGAAGATAATTACAGATACAAATGCAAAAGACATTCAGTTTGTAGCATTATATGTAAATCGTACAGATTTTGTTGACGATAATAACAGCTTTGTAAGTAATACAATTGCTGGAGGTGATATTTCAGATATGAACAATCTTTCTTTTACAGCTAAAATACCTACTAATATAGCTAATGCAAATATTGGAGTAGGTAAACAAAATTATTTTTATGCACGTATCGGGCTAAAAATAGTTGGATTAGATGATATGCTTTTTTCTGACGTAGTAAAAGTATCTCTGTAA
- a CDS encoding beta-L-arabinofuranosidase domain-containing protein gives MIKYVKPILGTFAIVATCLSVISCKTAKENEGAISVKMPPIVSTNSFYTSNKAPLQPLRFIKLPIGSIEPTGWVKKYLNLMKNGLTGHLGEISAWLEKKDNAWLSKDGKGGHGWEEVPYWLKGYGDLAYLLKDPSMIAETKTWIDAVLEHQQPDGYFGPVTMKNGKPDLWANMLMLWCLQSYYDYSKDNRVIPFMTKYFQWEQKLPDSMFLKDYWENSRGGDNLYSVYWLYNRTGDTSLLSLAKKIHRNTADWEQAKNLPNWHNVNIAECFREPATYFMQTGNPRDLKATYNDFHLVRDIYGQVPGGMFGADENAREGYIDPHQAVETCGMVEQMASDEMLIRFTGDPFWADNCENVAFNTFPAAVMPDFKSLRYLTAPNMVVSDNKNHSPGIQNDGPFLMMNPFSSRCCQHNHAQGWPYYTENLWMATPDNGLAAVLYNASNVTAKVGDGTTVTFKEETRYPFEENIDFTAKLPHTVGFPLYLRIPGWCKNASIQINGKKFAIELTPDTYACINRQWKNGDKVSLQLPMKVSLNTWIKNKNSVSVNYGPLTFSLKIKERFEKEDSRTTAIGDSHWQPDADASKWPAYNIYADSPWNYGLDLTASGDVADWKVVHKAWPKDSFPFTPDNVPLFIKVKAKQIPTWTIDKNGLCGVLPLSPVNVNTQDEEVTLIPMGATRLRISSFPVVK, from the coding sequence ATGATAAAATATGTAAAACCTATTCTCGGAACATTTGCCATTGTTGCAACTTGTCTTTCTGTAATAAGTTGTAAAACAGCAAAGGAAAATGAAGGGGCAATTAGTGTAAAAATGCCTCCGATAGTTTCAACCAACAGTTTCTATACAAGTAATAAAGCACCATTACAACCGCTTCGGTTTATAAAATTGCCCATTGGAAGTATTGAGCCCACCGGTTGGGTGAAAAAGTATTTGAATTTAATGAAGAATGGACTTACAGGCCATTTAGGTGAAATAAGTGCTTGGCTAGAGAAAAAAGATAATGCTTGGTTAAGCAAAGACGGTAAAGGTGGTCATGGTTGGGAAGAAGTCCCTTATTGGCTAAAAGGTTATGGAGATCTGGCATACTTGCTCAAAGATCCATCTATGATCGCTGAAACGAAAACTTGGATAGATGCAGTATTGGAACATCAGCAACCCGACGGCTATTTTGGACCAGTTACAATGAAGAACGGCAAACCTGATTTATGGGCAAATATGCTAATGCTTTGGTGTTTGCAATCTTACTATGATTACAGTAAAGACAATCGGGTAATCCCTTTTATGACCAAATATTTTCAATGGGAACAAAAATTACCTGATAGCATGTTTTTAAAAGACTACTGGGAGAATAGTAGGGGTGGGGATAATTTATATAGTGTCTACTGGCTTTACAATCGTACTGGGGATACTTCTTTATTAAGCTTAGCCAAGAAAATTCATCGCAATACTGCTGATTGGGAACAAGCTAAAAATTTACCTAATTGGCATAATGTAAATATTGCTGAATGTTTTAGAGAGCCGGCAACATATTTTATGCAAACAGGTAACCCACGTGATTTGAAAGCAACTTATAATGATTTTCATTTGGTGCGGGATATCTATGGGCAGGTACCGGGAGGCATGTTTGGTGCTGATGAAAATGCAAGAGAGGGATATATTGATCCGCATCAGGCGGTGGAGACTTGTGGTATGGTAGAGCAAATGGCTTCAGACGAAATGTTGATTCGTTTTACAGGAGATCCCTTCTGGGCCGATAATTGCGAGAATGTTGCGTTTAATACTTTTCCTGCTGCTGTAATGCCGGATTTTAAATCGCTGCGTTATTTGACGGCACCTAATATGGTTGTCAGCGACAATAAAAATCATAGCCCGGGCATTCAAAATGACGGTCCTTTTTTAATGATGAACCCCTTTAGCAGCCGCTGCTGTCAACACAATCACGCACAAGGTTGGCCCTATTATACAGAAAATTTATGGATGGCTACTCCAGATAATGGTCTAGCCGCTGTTTTGTACAACGCATCGAATGTCACCGCCAAAGTAGGTGACGGTACAACAGTTACTTTTAAGGAAGAAACGAGATATCCTTTTGAAGAAAATATAGACTTCACAGCGAAACTACCTCATACTGTAGGTTTTCCCTTGTATTTGCGTATCCCAGGTTGGTGTAAAAATGCGAGTATTCAAATCAACGGGAAAAAATTTGCAATTGAATTGACTCCTGATACTTATGCTTGTATCAATAGACAGTGGAAAAATGGTGATAAAGTTAGTTTGCAACTACCGATGAAGGTATCTTTAAACACTTGGATTAAAAATAAAAATAGTGTTAGCGTAAATTATGGCCCACTTACTTTTTCCTTAAAAATAAAAGAACGATTTGAAAAGGAGGATAGCCGCACAACAGCCATTGGAGATTCGCATTGGCAGCCAGATGCGGATGCCAGCAAATGGCCCGCTTATAATATTTATGCAGACAGTCCTTGGAACTATGGACTAGATTTGACGGCTTCTGGCGATGTGGCTGATTGGAAAGTGGTACATAAAGCATGGCCAAAAGATTCTTTTCCTTTTACGCCTGATAATGTACCATTATTTATAAAAGTAAAAGCGAAACAAATACCAACCTGGACCATTGATAAAAATGGTCTCTGTGGGGTGTTGCCACTAAGTCCGGTTAATGTAAATACCCAAGATGAAGAAGTAACCTTAATCCCAATGGGCGCAACTCGTTTAAGAATTTCTTCTTTCCCTGTAGTAAAATAA
- a CDS encoding glutaminase family protein, with amino-acid sequence MNKTTKNILKNGSLAIAGLSLSLASIAQKQIAPSYPLISHNTYFSIWSNSDLLNESTTTHWTGAKQSLVGIIKVDGKFYRFLGKPAESYTSVLPTSDQQSYQVKYTEEKPGDKWMQPGFDATNWQVGIAPFSDDVKEAKTLWKSKDLWMRRIFDISDISLKNLFLKIHNDDNIEVYLNGNEIYHKEGWNDHFEDVDVKGAIEKNLKRGKNVLAIHCANTAGGAYLDAGIDQKIIQASNGKILLAIQKNAEITATQTKYNFDCGQVSLEVKFISPLLLKAPEVLSRPVSYISYGVKSRDGKPHQVAIYFGASSDVAVNVPSQEVIAETANTKEQDLLKVGTTSQPILQKKGDNTRIDWGYFYVGVKNNANAEQYISTSAEDGINAFVSNGQNTAVQTKGHSLMLNTVLSFGAINSKTEKHIELGYDEIYSVQYFHQNLRPWWNKGGNSTLPKQMDIAANDFAKVEKECNSFDQQLFSNAVKSGGEDYAKLCALAYRQSIAAHALVQSPTGEILFLSKENFSGGFINTVDVTYPSAPLYLMYNPKCLEGMLNGIFYYSESGQWNKPYPAHDLGTYPIANGQTYGEDMPVEEGGNMVILTAAIAKVEGNANYAAKHWKELTRWVNYLTQQGLDPANQLCTDDFAGHLARNANLSVKAIVAVGSYGMMAKMLGKKEDAAKYTQMAKEMAKKWMQLANAGNHYALTFNDKNTWSQKYNLVWDKVLDLNIFPKSVAEKEISFYLTKQNKYGLPLDSRKTYTKSDWIMWTATLSDNKSTFEKFVRPIYRYVTETPDRIPLSDWHYTESGKHVGFQARSVVGGYFMKMLDDNLNK; translated from the coding sequence ATGAATAAAACAACAAAAAATATTTTAAAAAATGGCAGCTTGGCAATTGCAGGCTTAAGCCTCTCTTTAGCCTCAATAGCACAAAAGCAAATAGCACCATCATATCCGCTGATTTCGCATAACACCTATTTTAGTATTTGGTCTAATAGTGATTTGCTCAACGAAAGCACCACTACGCACTGGACAGGTGCGAAACAATCTTTAGTAGGAATCATAAAAGTTGATGGAAAGTTTTATCGTTTTTTAGGTAAACCAGCTGAAAGTTATACTTCAGTTTTACCTACTTCAGATCAACAAAGTTATCAAGTAAAATATACTGAAGAAAAACCCGGAGACAAGTGGATGCAACCAGGTTTTGATGCTACTAATTGGCAAGTAGGTATAGCACCTTTTAGTGATGATGTAAAAGAAGCTAAGACTTTGTGGAAGTCGAAAGATTTGTGGATGCGCAGAATATTTGATATCTCGGACATTTCCTTAAAGAATTTATTTTTAAAAATTCACAATGATGATAATATCGAAGTGTATTTAAATGGTAATGAGATTTATCACAAAGAAGGTTGGAACGACCATTTTGAAGATGTGGATGTAAAAGGTGCAATTGAGAAAAATTTGAAAAGAGGTAAAAATGTGTTAGCTATTCATTGTGCGAATACAGCGGGGGGTGCATATTTGGATGCGGGTATCGATCAAAAAATAATTCAGGCATCTAATGGTAAAATTTTATTGGCTATTCAAAAGAATGCTGAAATTACAGCGACACAAACGAAGTACAATTTTGATTGCGGCCAGGTTTCATTAGAAGTAAAGTTCATTTCGCCTTTACTTTTGAAAGCCCCAGAGGTCTTATCACGCCCTGTTTCATATATCTCTTATGGTGTAAAATCTAGAGATGGAAAACCGCATCAGGTCGCTATTTATTTTGGTGCAAGCTCAGATGTAGCAGTGAATGTTCCTTCTCAAGAAGTAATTGCAGAAACTGCAAATACAAAAGAACAAGACTTATTAAAAGTGGGAACAACTAGCCAACCTATTTTGCAGAAAAAAGGTGACAATACCCGAATTGACTGGGGCTATTTCTATGTAGGCGTAAAAAATAACGCAAATGCAGAACAATACATCAGTACAAGTGCCGAAGATGGCATTAATGCGTTTGTTTCGAATGGTCAAAATACAGCAGTACAAACCAAAGGACATAGCCTGATGCTGAATACTGTTCTGAGCTTTGGCGCCATTAATTCGAAGACTGAAAAACATATAGAATTAGGTTACGATGAAATTTATTCGGTACAATATTTTCATCAGAATTTACGCCCTTGGTGGAACAAAGGTGGCAATAGCACGCTTCCTAAACAGATGGATATAGCAGCTAATGATTTTGCAAAAGTAGAAAAAGAGTGTAATAGCTTTGATCAACAGCTCTTTAGCAATGCCGTAAAGTCCGGGGGAGAAGATTATGCAAAACTTTGTGCATTGGCTTATCGTCAAAGCATTGCGGCACATGCATTGGTACAAAGTCCTACAGGTGAAATATTATTTTTATCCAAAGAAAATTTTAGTGGTGGGTTTATCAATACGGTAGATGTTACATATCCTTCTGCGCCGCTATATTTAATGTACAATCCAAAATGTTTGGAAGGGATGCTCAATGGTATTTTTTATTATAGTGAAAGCGGCCAATGGAACAAGCCTTATCCTGCGCACGATTTGGGAACTTACCCTATAGCCAATGGACAGACTTATGGTGAAGATATGCCGGTAGAAGAAGGAGGCAATATGGTGATTTTAACGGCTGCAATTGCTAAAGTGGAAGGCAATGCCAACTATGCGGCGAAGCATTGGAAAGAGCTGACCAGATGGGTGAACTATTTGACTCAACAAGGGCTAGATCCTGCCAATCAATTGTGCACGGATGATTTTGCCGGTCACTTGGCAAGAAATGCCAACTTATCCGTAAAAGCAATTGTAGCAGTAGGATCTTACGGAATGATGGCAAAGATGTTGGGCAAGAAAGAAGACGCTGCAAAATATACCCAAATGGCTAAAGAAATGGCCAAGAAATGGATGCAACTGGCAAATGCAGGCAATCATTATGCGCTGACATTTAATGACAAAAATACCTGGAGTCAAAAGTATAATTTGGTTTGGGACAAAGTACTGGACTTAAACATTTTTCCAAAATCTGTTGCAGAGAAAGAAATTTCTTTTTATTTGACCAAGCAGAACAAATATGGTCTACCCCTTGATAGCAGAAAAACATATACTAAATCAGACTGGATCATGTGGACCGCAACCCTCTCCGATAATAAATCGACATTTGAAAAATTTGTGAGACCTATTTACAGGTATGTAACGGAGACCCCCGACAGAATACCTTTGAGTGACTGGCATTATACGGAATCGGGTAAGCACGTGGGCTTTCAGGCAAGGAGTGTGGTAGGCGGCTATTTTATGAAAATGTTGGATGATAATTTGAATAAATAA
- a CDS encoding glycoside hydrolase family 2 protein has translation MKNLLSIAILALITQSIQAQNWTPKKATLMTGFSKDVKADNVLPEYPRPQMVRKDWLNLNGVWQFQPGVNADDALPQGKLARTILVPFPVESALSGVMEHHERLWYKRSFRIPTTWKGKDVLLHFGAVDFQSEIFINGKRIGSHKGGYDPFSFNITQYLKGAGAQTISVKVYDPTDNGGNPRGKQSLHPGGIMYTSTTGIWQTVWLEPVAKTNIENIRMVPDIDKSLLNLTVNTEGNSDGIVVNVKVKEGNKLVKSFTGDANTELSIPVPNEKLWSPNSPFLYNIEISLNKNGRQIDQIKSYFGMRKIALADDHGYKKLYLNNKFLFELGPLDQGFWPDGIYTAPTDDAIKYDLSTIKKLGFNMVRKHIKVEPYRWYYWADKLGLLIWQDMPSANSYTAHTPPVNKAEFKSELQRMVETHWNSPSIIMWVIFNESQGQHDTPELVKMVKKMDPSRLVNQASGGSHFGVGDVFDIHSYPPPAAPANNHFQALACGEYGGIGYVVPDHTWKKAPTYIMMKDVKDYTNLYREFARDLEIFKTNNGLSAAVYTETTDVESELNGLMTYDRAIIKVPVDKIRDANYNAIHGMLYLSTILATSKENPRQWKYTLEQPNSNNWYLPNFDAANWKDGQAGFGSEGTPGAVIKTNWTTHDIWLRQSFSLKNISKVNRKNLMLNIHHDDACTVYINGVKAAELNGATSGYTITNMSEAAQNALHLNGENIMAIHCHQDGGGQYIDAGISIISNSKPE, from the coding sequence ATGAAAAATTTATTGTCTATCGCAATATTAGCATTGATAACACAAAGTATACAGGCGCAGAATTGGACGCCTAAAAAAGCGACTTTGATGACAGGTTTCAGTAAAGATGTGAAAGCTGATAATGTATTACCAGAATATCCAAGACCACAAATGGTACGAAAGGATTGGTTGAATTTAAATGGTGTTTGGCAGTTTCAGCCGGGTGTAAATGCAGATGATGCTTTGCCTCAAGGGAAATTGGCTAGAACTATATTGGTTCCTTTTCCAGTCGAGTCCGCATTATCTGGAGTAATGGAACACCACGAGAGGTTATGGTATAAAAGGTCTTTTAGAATTCCGACAACTTGGAAAGGAAAAGATGTGCTACTCCACTTTGGTGCTGTAGACTTTCAGTCTGAAATTTTTATTAATGGCAAAAGAATAGGCTCACACAAAGGCGGTTATGACCCTTTTAGTTTCAATATTACGCAATATCTGAAAGGCGCAGGCGCGCAAACTATTTCTGTAAAAGTATATGACCCGACTGATAATGGAGGAAACCCTCGAGGTAAGCAATCATTACACCCAGGCGGAATTATGTACACTTCGACAACAGGTATTTGGCAAACAGTTTGGTTAGAACCGGTGGCAAAAACAAATATTGAAAATATTAGAATGGTGCCAGATATTGATAAATCCTTACTAAACCTTACGGTAAACACTGAAGGCAATAGCGATGGTATCGTTGTAAATGTTAAAGTAAAAGAAGGCAATAAACTGGTGAAATCTTTTACCGGTGACGCCAATACAGAGCTCTCTATTCCGGTGCCAAATGAAAAACTTTGGTCTCCCAACAGTCCATTTTTGTACAATATTGAGATCTCACTAAATAAAAATGGGAGACAAATTGATCAAATAAAAAGTTATTTTGGCATGCGCAAAATTGCATTGGCAGATGATCATGGCTATAAAAAACTTTATTTAAATAATAAATTTTTATTCGAATTAGGACCCTTAGATCAAGGATTTTGGCCGGATGGTATTTATACCGCGCCCACAGATGATGCTATTAAATATGATTTATCCACCATTAAAAAATTAGGATTTAATATGGTGCGTAAGCACATAAAAGTTGAACCTTACCGTTGGTACTATTGGGCAGATAAATTAGGCTTGTTAATATGGCAGGATATGCCTTCAGCAAATTCTTACACCGCGCATACTCCACCAGTGAATAAAGCCGAATTTAAATCAGAGTTGCAGCGCATGGTAGAAACACATTGGAACTCACCAAGTATTATAATGTGGGTCATCTTCAATGAAAGTCAAGGACAACACGATACACCTGAGTTGGTTAAAATGGTCAAGAAAATGGATCCCTCTCGTTTGGTAAATCAAGCAAGCGGTGGTAGTCATTTTGGAGTAGGAGATGTTTTTGATATTCACAGTTACCCACCACCTGCTGCCCCTGCAAATAATCATTTTCAGGCACTCGCATGTGGAGAGTACGGTGGTATCGGCTATGTTGTACCTGATCATACTTGGAAAAAAGCACCCACTTATATTATGATGAAGGATGTAAAAGACTATACGAATTTGTATCGTGAATTTGCAAGAGATCTAGAGATATTTAAAACCAACAATGGCTTAAGTGCAGCTGTATACACTGAAACTACAGATGTTGAAAGTGAATTGAATGGCTTGATGACCTATGATAGGGCTATAATTAAAGTTCCGGTTGATAAAATACGAGATGCAAATTATAATGCGATTCATGGAATGCTGTATCTATCTACAATATTAGCAACATCCAAAGAGAACCCAAGGCAGTGGAAATATACTTTGGAACAGCCTAATTCTAATAATTGGTATTTGCCAAATTTTGATGCTGCGAATTGGAAAGACGGACAGGCTGGTTTTGGCTCAGAGGGTACTCCAGGTGCAGTAATAAAAACTAATTGGACAACTCATGATATTTGGTTGAGGCAGTCATTTAGTTTGAAAAATATATCAAAAGTAAATCGTAAAAATTTAATGCTAAATATTCATCATGATGATGCATGTACTGTTTATATTAATGGTGTGAAAGCGGCAGAACTAAATGGTGCAACTTCTGGATATACAATTACTAACATGAGCGAAGCGGCTCAAAATGCGCTTCATTTAAATGGAGAAAATATAATGGCAATTCATTGCCATCAAGATGGGGGTGGACAATATATAGATGCAGGAATTTCAATAATTAGTAATTCTAAGCCGGAGTAA